From the Sphingobacteruim zhuxiongii genome, the window AGCGTAAGCCCAACACAGCTGTGAAGTCAGCATTGAATTGGTAAGTTGCACTCGCGATAGCGCTGTGAATATTCTTTTTACCGTTATAGTAAAATGGAAGAAATGCAAACTCATCATTCTTGCCACGCAGCGTCATTAAATTAAATATCGAACCTAATTGACCAGTATTAAAATATTGATCAGGGTTAGCAACATCTACATTATTATTGTAAGGAGGCAATAATTCATGATTAAAAATAGTTGCCTCAAACGCTCTTTTGGTCATATTAGCATTATAGCCGAAATCAATTTTCCGATCGAATCCTTCTTCATTGTCTATTTTATAGGTTAGAATTGCACGGCTAACAAAACCTTTTTCATTCATCGTCGAAAAATAACGTTCATTGGTACCTGAGGAGTTCGAATTGAAACGATATTTACCAGAATTCTCAATGAAGCTATTCACTCTTCTGTCTGGTTCATTCCCGATAACATAATTATAACCTAAAGCTACATCTGCACTCCAATTTTGATTGAACTCATATTTACCTAAGATTTGAGAGACAGAAATATGGTTATCATTGATTTGTTGTCTGCGTGCAAACTCAAGGTCTCCTTCGACTTCATTTGCATTTTTACCAGAAAACTCAGAAAAATCTTGAGCTTGATCATGAATATAAAGGGAATTAAAACTTACGCTACCTTTATCGAATGCATAACGCAGGTTAACCATTGCATTTTGCGAAACATTGTATTGGTTTTTAACATAAGTTTGATCCTGATAAACTTGGCCTGCAGAAGTTGCAGCACCGATGCGACCTTCGGCAAATCGATATTTAGAGTCCATACCGGCAGTGAAAAATAAACTTAATGTATTCCCACCTAAATTAAATCGACGGTTACCTAAAATCTTAAAATCCGAATTAACTAAGTTATTAATAGGCTTTGCTGTCCAACTATTCTTGAAAGAATAATCTTGTAAGGTGCTAATATGATGTTTTGAACCTCCATTCAGTGTGCCTAACCAGCTTGTTCCATCAATTCTCTTGAAGTTATCTTTTCCAATGGTTTGAGAATTGGCTCCCGCAGAAGCTGCAATTTCTAAACTATTGCCAGTAGCTTCTTTTGTAAAGATATCGACGTTCGCTCCAGCAACGTCTCCTCCGATAAATGGATTAAACGTTTTGTTAACATTGATACTTTGAATAACATCCGAACTGAAGAAATCTAAGGAGATATTTTTGTATAATGGGTCTTCAGAAGGTAAGGGCAATCCGTTTAGAGAAGATGAATTGTAACGATCTCCTAGACCACGAACGAAAACATTCTTCGCTCCTTCTTGTCTCGAAACACCCGCCATTTTTGTCAGTGCAGCGCGTGCGTCACTAACGCCTTTTCTAGATAGCTCTTGTGTTCCAATTGATTCGACCATCAAGTTAGATTTGCGTCTTTCCTCCAAAAGCGCAAGCTCTGTAGCTTTCTCTCTGCGTCGTGTAACAACGACTTCTTCAATCACGGCATCCTTATTTTTAAGTGCAAAAGAAATAAACTCAGTGTCTGAAGCACTTAGCGTAAATTTCAACTCTTGCCCATCATATCCCATAATACTTGCGCGAATTAAATAGTCGGCAGGTTTATTACTAGGAAGTGGAATGTAGAACTCTCCCTTTTCATTGGTAGTAGTTCCTAATTGTGAGTTAGCAATCGTAATGGTTGCTCCCTTTAATGGCTCGTAGCTTTCTACATCAACTACAACCCCTTTTACACCGTATGCTACTTGTTGAGCATGTGCAACAAGCGTTGCAACACATAAGAGCATAACCGTAAATAATGATTTAATACAATTCATAGTATGTTAATATTATGTTGCAAAACTATAAGCTAGTTGTTAGGTGAATATTAAGATTCTATTATCTTAATATGAGTCGTTCGTTAACGAATTGTTAAGCCGTGAACAGTTAGGATTAATCGGGATTAAATTGGGAGAAACGACTAAATAGTCTTAAATTGCAACAAAGTAACATTATGAACGAGTTTGTGCTACACACAGAAAGTTTGTCCTACCAATATCCAAAGGGCTCCAAACTTAACTTTGAAAACCTGAGCGTTTCCAAGCAAAAACACACGCTTATCCTAGGAGAGTCAGGCTCTGGAAAATCAACATTGTTAAATCTGATTGCTGGTTTTTCCGCTCCCACTACCGGAAAGGTTTTTATTCAAGGACAAGATATCTATCAATTACAGGAATCAAATCTAGATCATTTTCGTGCAAAGAATTTGGGCTTTATCTTTCAAGAAGCTCATTTATTGAAAAACCTCACCATTGTCGAGAATATTAAGCTTGCACAATCGTTAGCTAATTATCCCGTTAATGAAGCCGATATTATTGAGCTTTTGAAAAAACTACAATTGGATCAACTTGCCAACCGCAAGCCGAATGAGCTAAGCCGAGGACAAGTGCAGCGTGTAGCAATCGCTAGAGCATTAATTAATAAACCAGCATTACTAATCGCTGACGAACCAACCGCAGCCTTAGATGACAAGAATACTTTTTTAGTCATTGAACTAATCAAAGCCCTAGCTGACGAACAGGGAAGCACTTTGATTATCTCCACTCATGACAAAAGATTAAAGGACGAATTCAGCAATAACTATCAACTATCGCCATTATAAGATGAATACATTTCAACTAGTCTGGAAGAATATCACACAACAATGGGGGTCCACTCTATTAAGCATTATTTTAACCGCATTCGGAGTTGCAATTCTAGTAAGCATATACATAACTAGCGATACTTTCGAGAAGCAACTCGATAGCAATAGTAAACAGGTCGATTTAGTAATTGGAGCGAAAGGAAGTCCATTACAACTTATTTTAAGTACCCTCTACCATATTGACAATCCAACAGGAAACATCAAGCTTGCCGAAGCAGAGAAAATTAAAGACAACCCGTTTATCGAAACTGCCGTTCCAATCTCGCTTGGAGATAATTATAAAGGGCATCGAATAATTGGTACAGACACCAGCTATATGGGGCTTTACGAACTCTCTCTCGCAGAAGGTAAATTATGGACGAAAAGTTTTGAAGTCGTTCTAGGAAGTGAAACCGCTCGAAAGCATCAACTAAAACTCGGCGATGAAATTCAGAGTGCTCACGGATTAGCGGAAAACGCACATATTCACGACGATCATCCATTCAAAGTTGTTGGAATATTAAAACCTTCAGCTACCGTTGTTGACAATTTGATTCTTTGTGACCTCCAAAGTGTATGGGATGTACATGGAATAAAACATGATGAACATGATCACGATCACGATCACGAACATGACCATGCAACACATGAACATACTGAGGAAACGGATGAGCATGTGAACCACAACCATGAAATACAGCCAGCTGAAACCCAGCATATCCACACTAAAGAAGATGAGCACTCGCATGAGGGACATGATCACGCCACAACAGGCCATGAAGAAGCTGAACAAAAAAGCAATTCCAAAACTTCTGATAGTCTAGTAACTGAGCGTCCGCGACCGAATGTCCTGATAAAAAGTATTGCTGAGGATGTGATACAAGATCATAGCTTAGAAATTACTGCGCTACTCGTTAAATACAGCTCACCAGCAGCCATCGGAGTGGTCCCTAAGTTGATTAATCAATCAACAAGTATGCAAGCCGCATCGCCAGCCCTGGAAACTGCACGCTTATTTTCGCTATTAGGCGTAGGTATAGATTCCTTAGAAATTTTAGCTTATGTGATTATGATCATCGCTGGACTAAGTGTATTTATCAGTCTTTATAATGCATTAAAGGATAGGAAATACGATTTGGCGATTATGCGGGCACTTGGTGCTTCAAAGATTAAACTATTCATATTGCTAATTGTCGAAGGTCTGGTGATAACGACTATTGGCGGATTATTGGGATTAGTATTTGGACATCTAGGCTTGTACCTAATCGGCACGCAAACAAGTCAAAGTGCGGATATCATTCAAGCTTTTAGCATTTATAACAAGGAATGGTTAATTTTGCTTACAGCATGCCTTATCGGTGTTATTGCTTCCGCAATTCCAGCAATTAAGGCATATAATACAACAATATCGACGATACTAGGGAATAAATAAAATGAAGAGAATATTATTTACAGTTTTACTACTTACAGCCACTGTTTCTTTTTCAAAGGCACAAATCGGTAATTATAACCAAAATCAGGTTCCTGATCATACTCCAATGATGAACAGTACTTGGGAGGCAATTGACAAGATGATGTATAAAGTATCGACGGTCGGCAATAAAAAAGTCTATACTCCGAGCTATCCCGCTCCGTTGAAAAAACTGGAAAACACGATAGTTGAACTTCCTGGTTATATTGTACCATTGGTAAGTGGTCGTAACCATAGCACATTTATGCTATCAGTTTTACCAATTACACAATGTCAATTTTGCGGAACCAATGGAATTCCACCGATGGTAGAAATTTTCATGAAGAAAGGAACAGTAAAGTTTAGCGATGAGCCGATTAAGATTAAAGGTAGAATGAAGTTTAATGCAGAACCATTAAAAGGAAATGCTGAAATTCAAATTTTCGAAGCCGTATTAATTGACTAATTAACGGTTTAACAACGCAATTTCTAAGCAGGCATAAAGGGCAGCAGTTTCTGTCCGCAGTCTTGCTTCACCAAGAGATACAGGATGGAATCCAGCAGCGAGAGCTTGCTGGATTTCTTTTTGTGAGAAATCCCCCTCCGGTCCAATTAGGATTAAATATTTTTGTGCTTTCGCAAACGACTGGTTTAAATATACCTTTTCATCGTCTTCACAGTGGGCGATTGCTTTATTATAGTCTGAGTCTTTTTGGAGTGAAATAAATCGATCAAAACTAATTGCTTCGTTCAAAACAGGCATATAGGCCTTTAACGATTGTTTCATCGCCGATATAATCACTTTGTTTAACCGATCTATTTTAACATCCTTACGCTCGGAATGCTCGCTTATAATCGGCGTTATTTCTTGAATACCAATCTCCGTTGCCTTTTCTAAAAACCATTCGATGCGATCGATATTCTTCGTAGGGGCAACTGCAATATGCAGATGATAATTTGGCTTTTGGAAATCAAATACTCTTGATTTTATTTCCAGCGTACAACGCTTCGGATGTGCATCGATAATTTCTGCTTGATACATGCCCCCTCTCCCGTCAATCAGTTGAACTGTATCTGTATTCTCTAAACGTAGAACACGGATGGCATGTTTACTTTCCTCTTCGCTCAATTGGTAGTGAGAGGCCTGTTTATCTAGGTCAGGGGTATAAAATAAATGCATCTTTAGCGTCGATTAATCCTCATCATCATCATGCGCGGTTTCAATCAAATCCAATTTAACGAATTCAATATTTTGCTGCGTTTTCTTCATAATGGTAAAGCAGTAGCCAAGCTCTTCTTTACTATCGCCGACATCTGGAATACGTTCGAAAATATGACTAACCAATCCGGCTACCGTATCATAATCTGAACTCTCCGGCAATTCTAACGGTAAATAACCATTTGCATCATGAACACTAGAGCCCGCGTCAACCATGAATTCTGTTTCAGAAATCTGCTCAACAACTGGTGTTTCCTCATCGTACTCATCTTGAATCTCGCCGACTAACTCTTCCACGATATCCTCCAATGTAACCATACCGGCAGTTCCACCAAACTCATCCAGGACAAAAGCAATTTGAATGCGCTTCTGCTGAAACTCCGTCATCAAATCATTGATCTTCTTAGTTTCTGGAATAAAGTAAGGCTTACGCATAATATTCTTCAACACGACCTCCTTACCCTTAACTAATAACGGTAATATATCTTTCGTGTGAACGACACCAATAATTTGATCGATATTTTCGTCATAAATAGGAATACGCGAGTATCCTTCCTCTGTTACTGTTTCTATAAAAGCGTCAGCAGTTTCGTTTTGCTCCACTGCAATGATCTTCGTACGAGGAACCATAATGTTCTTAACAATGCGCTCGTTGAAATCAAACACATTCTTAATTAACTCATGTTCCGAGTTATTCAATGCACCGCTCTCCTTACCTTTTTCCAAGAGATATTGTAATTCTTCCGATGAGTGACTCGCTTCATGCGTACTTACCTGAACCCCAATCAATCGTAACAAGAAATTAGCAAATCCGTTTAATAAAAAGATAATCGGTTTGAAAACATAGTAGAAAAATTGCAAAGGTATAGCCACCTTCATGGTTGTTGCAACCGGCTTTTGTATAGCAATTGATTTCGGTGCTAATTCACCAAAGACAATATGCAAAAAGGTAATTATACTAAAGGCCAGTACATGTCCCAAATTGGTCGCTAATTTACCTGTAAGTTCGACATTGAACCAACCAAATACCTCATGTACAATTTGCGTCATAACCGCTTCACCGACCCAACCGAGTGCTAAGGAAGCAAGGGTAATCCCTAATTGTGTTGCCGCTAAATAACCATCTAGATGATCCGTAATGTTCTTTGCGATCTGTGCGACTTTACTACCGGACTTTGCTTGTAGTTCAATTTGAGAAGCACGAACTTTTACAATCGCAAATTCAGCTGCAACGAAAAAACCATTAGCGAGTACTAAAAAAATAGTCCAAAAAATATCAATTGCCATTTGTTAGGTCTTTATTTCCGAATTGTGTTTTGTAATGTTCTAAACTCTCTAATATAACACTTTGAGCATCAGATTGTCCAGAAATATTTTCAATTTTTACCGACTTACCGTCGATAGATTTATAGGTTTGAAAAAAATGAGAAATTTCCTTCATGATATGGGAAGGAAGATCAGAAAGATCATTGTACTCTTTTAGAATAGCATCCTGATGAGCTACAGCAATAATCTTATCATCTTGATCTCCAGAATCAAGCATACGCATCACGCCAATAACCCTTGCATCAACGAGTGAATAAGGGGCTAAATCTTGTGAACATAATACTAAAATATCTAGGGGATCGCTATCGCCACAGTAGGATTGTGGGATAAAACCATAATTAGTTGGATAGACTACTGAAGCATTCAGCACTCTATCCAACTTTAGAAGACCGGAAGTCTTATCAATTTCATATTTCGCTCTAGAACCCTTAGTGATTTCAATGACAGCAGTTACTACTTTCGGAGCTTCTTTGCCCGGAGAGAGCTGATGCCAAGGATGTTGCTGAGCATTGGCGGAAAAAATCCCGACAAATAGCAACAATGCTATGGTCCAGAGCCTATCGACGTCCATATCTAAGGTTATTTGTTTCGAATTTCTTTGTTGTACAATTCAATACTCTCTAAAATAATGTTTTGAGCGTATGAACGTCCATATAAGTTTTCAATAGATACGTTTTTATCTTCAAGAGCTTTGTAGTCTTGGAAGAAACGAACGATCTCTTTCATAGTATGCGGAGGAAGTTCTGATAGGTCATTGATGTAATTTACTGACATATCATGTTTTGCTACAGCGATAATCTTATCGTCTTGCTCGCCATTGTCGATCATATGCATAACGCCGATAACTTTAGCTTCGATCAAGCTCATTGGATAAACATCCACTGAACATAAAACAAGGATATCTAATGGATCTTTATCATCACAATAGGTTTGTGGAATAAAGCCATAATTTGCAGGATACATTACGGAAGAAAATAGGACACGATCCAACTTGATTAATCCACTATCTTTGTCGATTTCGTATTTCGCTTTTGAACCTTTAGGAATTTCGATAATAGCATTCACGGAATTAGGCAAGTCTTCTCCAGGAGAAACTTGGTGCCAGGGATGTTGTGTACTCATTAAAAATTACTGTTTGTTTATTTCGTCTTTCTTTGATTTTCTGTTAGTCAACCACTTCTTTAATAAAGCAATGACAATAGGTAAGAACGCGATGACGATCAAGCCTATAATGATATACTCTACGTAGTTGATAATGCCGGGGAACTTAATACCCAAATAGTAGCCTGTTAATGTCAATAAGGACACCCATAAAAAGGCTCCAAAGATATTATAGAATACAAATTTGCGGAAGTTAAGTTGCACTACGCCAGCAAATATGGGTGCAAATGTACGAATAATCGGAACAAATCGACCAATTATTAATGCTGTACCGCCATATTTCTGGAAAAACTCTTCAGCCATGATCACGTATTTTCGCTTAAACAAGAAGGAATCCTTCCGTTTAAAGAGCATGGGGCCCGTTCGATACCCAAACCAATAGCCCGCGAAATTACCGAGTATACCGGCCGCTAAAATCCCAAAATAAAGCGTTACAATATCAACATCAATCTTTTGCGCTG encodes:
- a CDS encoding TonB-dependent receptor, which encodes MNCIKSLFTVMLLCVATLVAHAQQVAYGVKGVVVDVESYEPLKGATITIANSQLGTTTNEKGEFYIPLPSNKPADYLIRASIMGYDGQELKFTLSASDTEFISFALKNKDAVIEEVVVTRRREKATELALLEERRKSNLMVESIGTQELSRKGVSDARAALTKMAGVSRQEGAKNVFVRGLGDRYNSSSLNGLPLPSEDPLYKNISLDFFSSDVIQSINVNKTFNPFIGGDVAGANVDIFTKEATGNSLEIAASAGANSQTIGKDNFKRIDGTSWLGTLNGGSKHHISTLQDYSFKNSWTAKPINNLVNSDFKILGNRRFNLGGNTLSLFFTAGMDSKYRFAEGRIGAATSAGQVYQDQTYVKNQYNVSQNAMVNLRYAFDKGSVSFNSLYIHDQAQDFSEFSGKNANEVEGDLEFARRQQINDNHISVSQILGKYEFNQNWSADVALGYNYVIGNEPDRRVNSFIENSGKYRFNSNSSGTNERYFSTMNEKGFVSRAILTYKIDNEEGFDRKIDFGYNANMTKRAFEATIFNHELLPPYNNNVDVANPDQYFNTGQLGSIFNLMTLRGKNDEFAFLPFYYNGKKNIHSAIASATYQFNADFTAVLGLRYDKVNQDVDFYTNVTQSDIIGPSKIDKSFFLPSLNLKYNLGEKMILRGSGSKTYTLPQFIEIAPMRYAGQNNNTEGNSGLIPSESYNGDLKWEFYPENGELISFGVFYKHIKNPIGRSTIPSGGNTLTFLNVGGAADVIGAEMEIKKDLIKTATANGENVLSAGLNVSYLHSKQKLENPLAQFTKTSDQLEGASPLMLNADLTYKLNVNKVELMPTFVFNYFSDRIFSIGTRGFGNIMEKGIPTFDFNLRGTVNKKIGFSIKAENIINPYRELTMEFSNDAPKLMVERYRRGMDFSAGLSYKF
- a CDS encoding ABC transporter ATP-binding protein — its product is MNEFVLHTESLSYQYPKGSKLNFENLSVSKQKHTLILGESGSGKSTLLNLIAGFSAPTTGKVFIQGQDIYQLQESNLDHFRAKNLGFIFQEAHLLKNLTIVENIKLAQSLANYPVNEADIIELLKKLQLDQLANRKPNELSRGQVQRVAIARALINKPALLIADEPTAALDDKNTFLVIELIKALADEQGSTLIISTHDKRLKDEFSNNYQLSPL
- a CDS encoding ABC transporter permease, whose amino-acid sequence is MNTFQLVWKNITQQWGSTLLSIILTAFGVAILVSIYITSDTFEKQLDSNSKQVDLVIGAKGSPLQLILSTLYHIDNPTGNIKLAEAEKIKDNPFIETAVPISLGDNYKGHRIIGTDTSYMGLYELSLAEGKLWTKSFEVVLGSETARKHQLKLGDEIQSAHGLAENAHIHDDHPFKVVGILKPSATVVDNLILCDLQSVWDVHGIKHDEHDHDHDHEHDHATHEHTEETDEHVNHNHEIQPAETQHIHTKEDEHSHEGHDHATTGHEEAEQKSNSKTSDSLVTERPRPNVLIKSIAEDVIQDHSLEITALLVKYSSPAAIGVVPKLINQSTSMQAASPALETARLFSLLGVGIDSLEILAYVIMIIAGLSVFISLYNALKDRKYDLAIMRALGASKIKLFILLIVEGLVITTIGGLLGLVFGHLGLYLIGTQTSQSADIIQAFSIYNKEWLILLTACLIGVIASAIPAIKAYNTTISTILGNK
- a CDS encoding 16S rRNA (uracil(1498)-N(3))-methyltransferase; amino-acid sequence: MHLFYTPDLDKQASHYQLSEEESKHAIRVLRLENTDTVQLIDGRGGMYQAEIIDAHPKRCTLEIKSRVFDFQKPNYHLHIAVAPTKNIDRIEWFLEKATEIGIQEITPIISEHSERKDVKIDRLNKVIISAMKQSLKAYMPVLNEAISFDRFISLQKDSDYNKAIAHCEDDEKVYLNQSFAKAQKYLILIGPEGDFSQKEIQQALAAGFHPVSLGEARLRTETAALYACLEIALLNR
- a CDS encoding hemolysin family protein, with product MAIDIFWTIFLVLANGFFVAAEFAIVKVRASQIELQAKSGSKVAQIAKNITDHLDGYLAATQLGITLASLALGWVGEAVMTQIVHEVFGWFNVELTGKLATNLGHVLAFSIITFLHIVFGELAPKSIAIQKPVATTMKVAIPLQFFYYVFKPIIFLLNGFANFLLRLIGVQVSTHEASHSSEELQYLLEKGKESGALNNSEHELIKNVFDFNERIVKNIMVPRTKIIAVEQNETADAFIETVTEEGYSRIPIYDENIDQIIGVVHTKDILPLLVKGKEVVLKNIMRKPYFIPETKKINDLMTEFQQKRIQIAFVLDEFGGTAGMVTLEDIVEELVGEIQDEYDEETPVVEQISETEFMVDAGSSVHDANGYLPLELPESSDYDTVAGLVSHIFERIPDVGDSKEELGYCFTIMKKTQQNIEFVKLDLIETAHDDDED
- a CDS encoding inorganic diphosphatase; translation: MDVDRLWTIALLLFVGIFSANAQQHPWHQLSPGKEAPKVVTAVIEITKGSRAKYEIDKTSGLLKLDRVLNASVVYPTNYGFIPQSYCGDSDPLDILVLCSQDLAPYSLVDARVIGVMRMLDSGDQDDKIIAVAHQDAILKEYNDLSDLPSHIMKEISHFFQTYKSIDGKSVKIENISGQSDAQSVILESLEHYKTQFGNKDLTNGN
- a CDS encoding inorganic diphosphatase, with the protein product MSTQHPWHQVSPGEDLPNSVNAIIEIPKGSKAKYEIDKDSGLIKLDRVLFSSVMYPANYGFIPQTYCDDKDPLDILVLCSVDVYPMSLIEAKVIGVMHMIDNGEQDDKIIAVAKHDMSVNYINDLSELPPHTMKEIVRFFQDYKALEDKNVSIENLYGRSYAQNIILESIELYNKEIRNK
- a CDS encoding DedA family protein, producing MQEYLLSFQQLLDAEYLLSHGGFYIVCLIVFAETGLFFGFFLPGDYLLFLAGLFCAAQKIDVDIVTLYFGILAAGILGNFAGYWFGYRTGPMLFKRKDSFLFKRKYVIMAEEFFQKYGGTALIIGRFVPIIRTFAPIFAGVVQLNFRKFVFYNIFGAFLWVSLLTLTGYYLGIKFPGIINYVEYIIIGLIVIAFLPIVIALLKKWLTNRKSKKDEINKQ